The following proteins are encoded in a genomic region of Triticum dicoccoides isolate Atlit2015 ecotype Zavitan chromosome 1B, WEW_v2.0, whole genome shotgun sequence:
- the LOC119340049 gene encoding importin subunit beta-1-like yields the protein MDITQILLAAQSPDGNLRSAAEGNIKQFQEQNLPNFLLSLSVELSNDERPPESRRLAGIILKNSLDAKDSAKKELLIQQWVSLDPSIKLQIKESLLITLGSSVGDARQTSSQVIAKIASIEIPRREWQDLIAKLLSNMTQPGASAPLKQATLEALGYVCEEIPPEHLEQDQVNAVLTAVVQGMNQTELSSEVRLAAVKALYNALDFAESNFANEMERTFIMKVICDTAVSKEVEIRQAAFECLVAIASTYYVHLDPYMQTIFNLTANAVKGDEEPVALQAVEFWSTICEEEIELQEEYEGSDDANSTVNYRFIEKALPSLVPMLLETLLKQEEDQEQDDNAWNISMSGGTCLGLIARTVGDAIVPLVMPFVEANITKPDWRCREAATFAFGSILDGPSLEKLAPLVQAGLDFLLNTMNDPNSQVKDTTAWTLGRVFELLHSPCSTNPIISNANLPRIMAVLLESSKDVPNVAEKVCGAIYFLAQGYEDAEPASSLLTPYLPNVIAALLTAADRGDMTHVRLRASAYEALNEIVRVSNIPETSSIIGQLLQEIMRRLNLTFDHQIFSSGDKEKQSDLQALLCGVLQVIIQKLSSSDAKSIIAQTADQLMLLFLRVFACHSATVHEEAMLAIGALAYATGPDFVKYMPEFFKYLEAGLQNYEEYQVCSISVGVVGDICRALEDKILPFCDGIMTVLLKDLSNSQLNRSVKPPIFSCFGDIALAIGENFEKYLPYAMPMLQGAAELLVVLDQNDEDMVDYGNQLRRGIFEAYSGILQGIKGAKAQLMIPYAGHLLQFTEAVYKDRSRDESVTKAAVAVLGDLADTLGPISKDLFKSHLFHVEFLRECLDLDDEVRETASWTQGMINQAIVS from the exons atggatatcactcagatTCTGCTAGCTGCTCAGTCTCCAGATGGCAACCTTCGCTCAGCAGCAGAAGGCAACATCAAGCAGTTCCAGGAGCAGAATCTTCCCAACTTCCTCCTATCCTTGTCAGTGGAGTTATCAAATGATGAAAGACCACCAGAATCTAGAAGACTTGCTGGTATTATCCTTAAGAATTCACTGGACGCAAAGGATTCTGCAAAGAAGGAGCTGCTGATTCAGCAATGGGTCAGCTTGGATCCGTCAATCAAATTGCAGATTAAGGAGTCATTGCTGAtaacactaggatcttcggtgggtGATGCACGGCAGACATCATCACAAGTCATTGCAAAGATTGCATCCATTGAGATACCCCGTCGGGAATGGCAAGACCTCATTGCCAAATTATTGAGCAACATGACACAGCCTGGGGCCTCTGCGCCACTAAAGCAAGCAACTCTAGAAGCATTGGGGTATGTGTGTGAGGAGATTCCTCCTGAGCACTTGGAGCAGGATCAAGTGAACGCTGTTCTGACTGCTGTGGTTCAGGGGATGAACCAGACAGAGCTAAGCTCTGAAGTCCGTCTTGCAGCAGTTAAAGCTCTGTATAATGCTCTTGACTTTGCTGAGAGCAACTTTGCAAATGAGATGGAGAGGACCTTTATAATGAAGGTAATATGTGATACTGCTGTATCTAAGGAAGTGGAGATCAGACAGGCAGCCTTTGAATGCCTTGTGGCAATTGCATCCACATATTATGTGCACTTAGATCCTTATATGCAAACCATATTCAACCTGACAGCTAATGCTGTCAAAGGAGATGAGGAACCAGTTGCACTGCAGGCTGTTGAGTTCTGGAGTACTATTTGTGAGGAAGAGATTGAACTCCAAGAGGAATATGAGGGATCTGATGATGCTAACTCAACTGTAAATTATCGCTTCATTGAGAAGGCCCTCCCTTCACTTGTTCCAATGCTGCTAGAAACTCTGTTGAAGCAAGAGGAAGATCAAGAGCAAGATGATAATGCTTGGAACATTTCCATGAGTGGCGGAACATGCCTTGGACTCATTGCTAGAACTGTCGGTGATGCAATTGTCCCTCTTGTGATGCCATTTGTGGAAGCTAACATCACAAAGCCAGACTGGCGTTGTCGTGAGGCAGCCACTTTTGCATTTGGTTCTATCCTTGATGGCCCATCCCTTGAGAAACTTGCTCCCTTGGTACAGGCCGGACTTGATTTCTTGCTCAATACAATGAATGATCCAAACAGCCAGGTAAAAGACACCACTGCATGGACTCTTGGACGGGTATTTGAGCTTTTGCATTCTCCATGCAGTACTAATCCAATCATATCAAATGCAAACCTTCCTCGTATCATGGCTGTGTTGCTAGAGAGTAGCAAAGATGTTCCAAATGTGGCTGAGAAAGTCTGTGGAGCCATATATTTTCTTGCCCAAGGTTATGAAGATGCAGAGCCGGCCTCATCTTTGCTTACACCTTATCTTCCTAATGTTATTGCTGCACTCCTTACTGCTGCGGATCGTGGTGATATGACCCATGTGAGGCTTCGTGCATCTGCTTATGAAGCGCTGAATGAGATTGTAAGAGTCAGTAACATACCTGAAACTTCAAGCATTATAGGCCAGCTATTGCAGGAGATCATGAGAAGATTGAACCTGACATTTGATCACCAAATATTTTCATCAGGCGACAAGGAGAAGCAAAGCGATCTGCAGGCTTTGCTGTGTGGTGTACTGCAGGTCATTATCCAGAAACTGAGCAGCTCAGATGCGAAGTCCATAATTGCACAGACTGCTGATCAGCTGATGCTTCTGTTTCTCCGCGTCTTTGCCTGCCACAGTGCTACTGTACATGAAGAAGCAATGCTTGCCATTGGTGCTCTTGCTTACGCCACAGGTCCAGATTTTGTGAAATACATGCCTGAGTTTTTCAAGTACCTTGAGGCAGGCTTGCAGAATTATGAAGAATACCAAGTATGCTCCATCTCTGTAGGGGTGGTGGGTGATATTTGCCGTGCCTTGGAAGATAAAATTTTGCCCTTCTGTGATGGGATCATGACTGTGCTTCTCAAGGATCTCTCAAACTCACAGCTCAACAGGTCTGTCAAGCCTCCGATTTTCTCATGCTTTGGAGACATTGCTCTTGCCATCGGTGAGAATTTTGAGAAATACCTGCCGTATGCTATGCCAATGCTTCAAGGGGCAGCTGAGCTTCTTGTTGTTTTGGATCAAAATGATGAGGATATGGTTGATTATGGTAACCAGCTCAGACGGGGAATATTTGAGGCATACTCTGGCATACTACAGGGCATAAAGGGTGCAAAAGCTCAGCTGATGATACCTTATGCAGGCCATCTATTGCAGTTCACTGAAGCTGTCTACAAAGATCGGAGCAG GGATGAGAGCGTGACAAAAGCTGCAGTTGCTGTCCTGGGGGATCTTGCGGACACACTTGGGCCAATCTCAAAGGATCTGTTCAAGAGCCACCTCTTCCATGTTGAGTTCTTGAGGGAGTGCCTCGATCTGGATGATGAAGTCAGGGAGACGGCGTCATGGACCCAGGGGATGATAAACCAAGCGATAGTTTCCTAG
- the LOC119340065 gene encoding probable inactive receptor-like protein kinase At3g56050 — protein MGRPSCAAAALLLACLSFSLGTCSSDAQRGWVNNREEDARPADRRVVQEVHIREALPQPTRYRSKQSTTFPQWPPWPWAPAPTPTTSSPPLQGAGSPSSAPAPSPEVAKPLAVPPRDVEKPAHSITVPPTPATVAHGAAAVGETSTEAAGHAPTRRRIYVIAGAGASLLVAISAALFVLCYRSNKVVTVRPWATGLSGQLQKAFVTGVPALKRSELQAACEDFSNVIGCLSDYMMYKGTLSSGVEIAVISTTKKSGKEWSKHCETQFRKKITSLSRVNHKNFVNLLGYCQEEQPFTRMMVFEYAPNGTLFDHLHVREDGHLDWPTRLRVAVGIAYCLEHMHQLSPPEILKTLDTSTVYLTDDFAAKIADVFFCSDDASSTRAEMASLQSLLALSDRESVVYSYGMVLLEIMSGRFTASAGGLLEGWAASFLRGERQLRDVMDPDLSWNAPLHAETVNRLDGVIRSCTDREARRRPAMAEVARRLREITAMPPDAATPKVSPLWWAELEIISTEAT, from the exons ATGGGGAGGCCGAGCTGCGCGGCGGCTGCGCTGCTGCTCGCTTGCCTCAGTTTCAGTCTTGGCACCTGCAGCTCCGATGCTCAGCGAG GATGGGTGAACAACCGGGAGGAAGATGCACGCCCCGCAGACCG GCGGGTAGTCCAAGAGGTACACATCCGAGAAGCTCTGCCACAACCAACCAGGTACAGGTCCAAGCAGTCCACAACGTTCCCGCAGTGGCCACCCTGGCCATGGGCACcggcaccgacgccgacgacgagtTCTCCGCCGTTGCAGGGTGCTGGATCCCCGTCAAGCGCCCCCGCACCGTCGCCGGAAGTCGCCAAGCCTCTGGCGGTGCCGCCTCGGGATGTCGAGAAGCCTGCGCACAGCATCacggtgccaccgacgccagcgaCGGTGGCCCACGGCGCTGCGGCGGTCGGAGAAACGTCGACTGAGGCGGCGGGGCATGCTCCTACCAGGCGGCGTATCTATGTCATCGCCGGAGCAGGAGCTTCCCTCCTTGTGGCCATTTCAGCGGCACTGTTCGTCCTGTGCTACCGGTCCAATAAGGTGGTCACCGTCAGGCCGTGGGCCACCGGCCTCAGCGGGCAGCTGCAGAAAGCGTTCGTGACAG GCGTGCCGGCGCTCAAGAGGTCGGAGCTCCAGGCGGCCTGCGAAGATTTCAGCAACGTCATCGGCTGCCTGTCGGATTACATGATGTACAAGGGGACGCTGTCGAGCGGCGTCGAGATCGCCGTCATATCGACGACGAAGAAGTCCGGCAAGGAGTGGTCCAAGCACTGCGAAACACAGTTCAGGAAAAAG ATAACAAGCCTGTCCAGAGTTAACCACAAGAACTTTGTGAACCTGCTGGGCTACTGCCAGGAAGAGCAGCCATTCACAAGGATGATGGTGTTCGAGTATGCTCCCAACGGCACTCTCTTCGACCATCTccatg TGAGGGAAGACGGCCACCTGGACTGGCCGACCCGGCTGCGGGTGGCGGTGGGGATCGCCTACTGCCTGGAGCACATGCACCAGCTGAGCCCGCCGGAGATCCTGAAGACGCTCGACACGTCCACCGTGTACCTGACCGACGATTTCGCGGCCAAGATCGCAGACGTCTTCTTCTGCTCCGATGACGCCTCGTCGACAAGGGCGGAGATGGCGAGCCTGCAGTCCCTCCTGGCGCTGTCCGACAGGGAGAGCGTCGTGTACAGCTACGGCATGGTGCTGCTGGAGATCATGTCCGGCAGGTTCACGGCGTCGGCCGGCGGCCTGCTGGAGGGCTGGGCGGCGAGCTTCCTCCGTGGGGAGAGGCAGCTGAGGGACGTGATGGACCCTGACCTGAGCTGGAACGCGCCCCTCCATGCCGAGACCGTCAACAGGCTGGACGGTGTGATTCGGTCCTGTACCGACCGGGAGGCGAGGCGGCGACCCGCCATGGCAGAGGTGGCGAGGCGGCTGAGGGAGATCACGGCCATGCCGCCGGACGCCGCCACCCCCAAGGTGTCGCCCCTGTGGTGGGCGGAGCTGGAGATCATCTCCACCGAGGCCACCTGA